TATACTTTACTGTTTGTCCTGGGTGTCACACATTAAAGTAATTACAAGCAGTAAGACTTTAGGTATTTTAAAGCAGtcataatataataaaaaagtgATACtcatattaaaaaatgaatgaatgtctTAACTATAATAATCTGCTTGATACACACATTAAGCATGTTAATCATCAGGTTATGCAAATCCCCCTCTTGTACACATTTGCTTCAACATCCCCCCTCCCCAGACCTTGGCCTATGTCTGCACTGCTGTTCTAGGTCAGTTAACAAATAACAGTTTGATCTAGAGAGACAGACACAAAGTCATGCTGACAGAAGGATTTATTCAGTGTTCACCTTTAAACTGCATTCCATGTATGATTACACTGTGCACATAGGTGAAAGGGTAACTTCCAAAAGCAGGGCAGAAGACACTGGGAGAAATGTGGATGAGAAAAAGAGTATTCAGTGAGATCATCTTTTCTCAAATTTATGACACAAATCCAAATCTGAGACTAACATGTTCTTATAAATGTCTGTGTGACTGAAATCAAACTGCTGGCCCAGTTAACATCAAGCCATGGCATGGAAAAAGTGatacaacacagacagacagtgttTATAGGAGTCAAGGTTATTTATGATTAACCTGAGGAGCATTGGCATAAAGCCAGGAAGCACACCTTTATTAATTGGTAAATTAGTCCTACAGATTACCCAACAGCTGATTAGTAAATAACAACATACTTATATTAAAAACATCAGAATAAGGAATTTGAAAGGTCTGTCAACTAAAAAGCAAATCCTCCACAGTCAAATGCATCAAAGTCGGAGTCTCCTTCAAAGTCAAAGCTGTTAAAGTGTGGGGAATCGACATCCTGGCTGCAGGCGTGGAAGGAGCCCCCGGCAGAAAGCTCAGAGAAGCCCCCTGTGCCGTGGGCAATTTCTGGGGGTCTTGTGGCAAGGGGAGAGGAAGGGGAGCAGGAATTGAGGTAGCCCAAAGCAGAGGAGGCTGCTGCACCTCCCATCAGTAAGCATACTGCCCTCACTGCCCGGGCATCACTGCTGTTGCCATGGCGAAGACAGTCGGACACACGGTGGGGTGGTGCCACAGAAACACTACGCAGAGGCCGCCGTGACACATTTGctgtaaaatatgtaaatgttgtTAAATTCAcaaatttatgtgttttttgtcttattttactAGCCAGACAGTATATATTATACTAACTGACTACTATAATACTATTATAATACTACTGGCAatagtgtatatgtgtgtactAGACTTAATATTCATAGACTACTTAAATTAAATGGGACACAGTAGAAATACAATTAAGCTATATTTTTATTACTCAAAATTAGATCAATACACGATTAACCCCAACTCTGCCTCTGTGTGCTCTTTATTAGGGCTTTGCAGGTGCTTAAGGACACCATCTGTCATGCTCAGAACAACAGAGCACTAAATtataaaggaaaaaagagaaacatgaaTTCTCTAAATGCATCACATTTAGCAAATTAAATTAATCAGAGCTTCAGTAATTAAGATGCAGTTGTAATTGTAATAAAGCAACAGGTGTGTAATGTGATAATGTGTAGTTTTAGGCATAAATGCTTCAGAAATGTGTATTTTTGAATGTGCTTCCCATTTGTTTTATTCACAAATCGTTTTATATACATTAGTTCATTAATTAGCCATATTAgagtttttgttcatttgtcttgttttttctgttttgtgaaaTTAATCAGCACCTTTCTTCAAGCTACTGTCAAGTAATTACAAATGGCCTAAGAGCTGACCTTGGTTTTGCCCTCTTTCTCTGAAGGACCCTCCCCGTTCAGTGACCCTAGTCAGAGGAGGGGTGCCCTCACCAACCCTGGGTGACCCGGGGTCTTTATCACTGGCAGAGTCGGGCAGGGGATCTCTATCTGTGATGCAGGGAGTGAGGCTGCGTTGTCTCTGGAGTGTCAGGGGTGACATGACACCCTAGCAAATTGGAAAAAGTAAACTTCATTATATGACAGAAATAAACAGGTGGAACAGGAATCCCACATATTAGCAGTGAGAAACATAGAGAACGCaatttgttttaatattaaataaaacagtaGGACCAGACAAACACTGCTAACTAACTCACCTCTCTCACTTTCCTGATGACCTTCAGCCAGAGCCTGTGAGAGATAATGACATGTCATGATGTTTGAAACAGAtccaaagttttattttttttatttttttcaacagCACAGGAGAAGTTTTACTGTGAGTCTGATAATCACCTGCAGTAAAATTATTTGGTACCAAGTCGAGCAAAGGGGACCTAAATTTCtgaatttatgtgtgtgtgtaaatatgcCACCATGTGCAAAACAACTGATGGTGAATGGAGTAAAGGACATCTGAGCTCCAGAGGGAGggagataaagagagagagagagagacctacATGCAGTCATCTGGGTTGtctgagagcagcagcaggaactTGTTCTGTGGCAGGATAAGCGCAAAGCAGCAGTCCCTCCTGCCCCCTGGAGGCAACTTGGGCAGGTCAAGTATTTCTCGTCCCTCTGCAATTGACTCACAGCTGCTATGTAGTGCTACCACTTGGTCTGGAGGGGACTCTGCATCCCGGCACACCAGCAGGTTACCCTCTATGGTCAGCACAAGGTACTTCTCCTTCCACTGCTTAAACATGAAGCCGCCtccaggaaaaagaaaacagtacaaGTAGGCTCATAAATAGGAGATGAATCAAAAAGTGCCAGAACAGCCAAAACAAGTTGAACAGGAGGTCCTTCTGACTAAATCAGACTTCTGACTAATCAGACAAACAAGTCTCAGAAAAACAACTGTAAAAACATAACTGTAGCAAAAGTACAGAGaaaatgttatgttatgttctGCCACTTATCGTATCATTTGATGCTGTTTTTCTGAGGCTTTTTAGTCTGGTGCTGTTTAGGCAGAAGTCGTATGTGTTTTTTAGTGGAATGTGATGTTTTTCGTTTATGGTTTGACGTCCGGGACCGTTTGATTTGATGTCTGATGATGGTTTCCTGAGACCTGACGATGTCCTAAAATGTACACCATAGCACTGATCAGTGACAGCTGATCTGATCTCACTCCCTTTGTTTGTCAGTGTTGTTTGTTCCGGTCATTAtggaaatgtactgtttataaggttaaggaaacctgcattcagctgagactgaagatgtCACTTGGATTAGTGACGAAACATTTGTTGCACTgaaaaatgctacgtccagatgaacagaatcaactttttgagaattccttacctggatgattgaacaTGAATCAAGATACTTCCGTATTAGTACTAATGTTACTCCTGGCATTGTATCTCCAGAACTATAGtggtgttgtttgtttgtttggttgtatGCTTGTAATCATTGAAACTTTCACTAACTTCACTGAAATTTTCACAAACAAATAACACAATCGTTTAATGAGCAGGTTCTTTGAGAGAAATGTTCTATTTTTGTCAGTTTCAGTGATATAATTGGATACTTATTGTAGTGACATGAACACAGCTATAACAATGCCCAATAAAttgtttggggggttttaagagcacaaacagcagcctcAAAATCACGCTGATGAAAAATTACAACAGTCAGTTGTCGCAGCATTACttatgaaaacaacaacaacaataccaataataatacaaaaaataatgaTACCTTGTCCTTGAAACAAGGCAGATccataaaaatcaaaaatcaatagAAACAGCCTGAGTTAAATGTAAtgcttttttgtattaaaaagaAACCGAAATATTCAAATTTTTGGAACAATGAGTTTCCAGAGTTTTCAAGACAGAACACACACGACTGTGTTAGACTGCAGACAATAGAAGGTGAGCACATGTTGACAGACAAGATCTACTTTATTTCTCCATACAGGATTAAAGTTGAACAGGTGGATTTGCAAGCGAGCAAGAGAGGGGGGTATAGGAATTTTTCATTGATTGTTTGTTATTATGGCATTTACTATACCTTACTATACATTAATTTGACTGCAGATTTCAACCTATAGATTAATATCCCTAAATTTTAATAGCGCTATTAGTCGGCATAAGtcaagagaggaagaaaaacatttgAAGTACCAAAATAGCTACTTAACTGTTATCAACTGTGACGCcactctgaaatgaaaacaaGGGCAATAAAAAACAGATGTAATATAAGTAAAGAGAGGCGCTGGCCAAGAGCCGGTTCATGACTTGGCTTGAAAATTACCATCTCGTCATTCTGTAAAAACACATCTGGGATTGATTATATCATACTGGCTGGCTCTTAGGCTGACATTGCTCATGTAAGAGTTGGATTGGTGTTCTGAGACAGTGTTGTTTTCCACCGATTGTGAAGTCAGCAGCCATATAATCTATACTGGctttaaatgaataaacactAAGAATTTATTACACCTTGGAGAAAATAAGCATAAGACAATCAGAAAATCTAAATTGAAGACACAGTTGGGTCATATTTGACAGCAAAGCGTCTGAGATCTTCAAAAAGCCTATATAGTTACTAACTTTGGCCTAATTTGCAGAATGAGCACAAAAGGATGCAGTAAACAAAATCAGATCAAAACATTCACATCAAACTTTACATGACGACTGCAGAGGGGTTACTGTGGATAAAAGGATAGAAGCAGGCCTACCATATTTTTTGAGGAAGCCTCGATGAACACCTGCTGTGCTCATGTCTGTGGTCATCACAGCAACAGGAACTGAAATGAAAGGCAGAGCACTGATGCTGAAAAATAGGgtaagagaaagagggagagggagaagcGGGAGAGAGAATAATCCCCACTATTTAGGCCTTCCCTCTTTAAACCCATGCTGTTGTGAGTGGAATTGGAGCCATGCCTGGTTATGCACATATAAACATCATATGAGCATAAGAGGCCCAAATAATCATAACAGCGAAGCATAAATCCCACCAAAAAgatgatttatgatttatacTGCAACCATTACCAGATGTCATGTTGGACACCCTCCCTGagcaacatacacacacaagcttCAATTTCCAGTTCCTCACAGAAAATATGAGAGGTGCATTATGGCTTATCATTAAACTGgtaaacctgtcaaacctgtaTCTTAGCGTATCCCTGCGCCCTTGGATGGCTTCCGAACAAGGGCTCGGATCACCTCCTGCTCAAAAAGATTAAAACAGAGGGATTATTATTCTTGCACAGCTGGAAGCCTGTTGTTGCACTGCTGTGGATAGGCCCAACCAAGATTTTAATCTGTTCAAACCTGGGATATGTGGCCCCATCCAAGTAACcacctctaagatattacatgTCTTTCATCATCATATATCCAAGTGAGATTAAATGCCATTCACTGTGACATTCTGGGTTTGCTAATCGCTGTTAGAATGACGTTATGTAACAGGAGGGATCTTAGAGAGACACTCTCATGCTTTGATGAGACCGGTCTTCAATAAATGGGTTGTAAGGTGGTGGTAGTCTGAAAGATGTGGGGGCTAAATACAGGAAGCAGATTTCAGCAAgcaatttgaaaataaaatgggcaaaaatattcacACACCTTCAATGTACATTATATATTGCACCTTTAACACCTTGAATACATGAGACTTGAATCTTTGACCTCTGGTTTAGTGATCTGCCTACAGTAATGTGTAACATACCACATGGGATCACCAACATGCCAAAGCATTTGTTTGAAGTTGTTACTGCAGCCCTTGATGCGTGTCTCTAGGTTTTTGTTCACAGACATATCTGTCTCTGTTTAAAGTTTATGACAAGCAGAGCTATTAAGGAGTTAGTCAAAGCCAGGAGATGACATAAAATCAGATAATCCCACTGGAAATTTTATTTTCCCATCAGACAGATCAGTCCTTCTTTTGAACTCTATGTGTGACAGAAAAACAGGATCTTACACTGTAGCACATAGATGTCATTTGCTTTGCTGTCTGTTGCTATTTCAGTGTTCCTATTACTGGCTAATATCACCAGTGAGATGaacacaaaacagcacaaagcTCTCATTGCAAGGTTTAATCTTGCTGCACACCTCTCAGAGCAAAGAACAAACATGAAGTAATAATATCTGGTGTTTTTGGCCCGGTTTAGtcaactttaaaataaaaaatgatatcAGTACTGATAGAAGAATATTGATTACATTGTGCTTTCAAATTATTTGGGAGTGTAGAAAAAATCATCATATCAAGTATTGAGTATAAAATCTTTTACACTCTATGGCTGAAGTAAGCTTTCACCTTCTGCTTTTTGTTGAGTCCGTCTGTCTTCAGTCTGATCGAATGCAGCTCAATTTGATTTAAATCAGGGGATTGACTCTACTATTTGAGGACATCGCCTTTTCACCCTGTTatgcttttgtgttgtttttgcacTATGTTAGGCATTGCTGCCCCGCTCAAATGAAATGTTTTCCCAATAGGTTTTGtacatttggctgaatctgagctcACACAACAATCTTGTATAGCTCAGATTTATCAGCAAATGTCGGTGTTAGATCCATTGGCGGCTATACTCAAGTCATAACAAAAACACCAACGTGTTTGACCGATGAGGAGGTCAGTTTGGGTCAGGAGCCTAAACTAACCACCTTTAAATGATCAGTCTTCAGTTAGGTTTGTTCAGAGAGTTTCTCAGGACTGATTGTTCTTCCATGATTTCAGTTGCAGTTTGAACAATGTCCCCAGCAGGGGGCATAAGAGCCTTCAACTTCAGGCAGTCAGTCACTACAGTTTATTTTAATGAATCATCAGGGTTGAATGGAGCAGTTTGGCTGTCAAGTCTGCAGTAaggagaaggggaaaaaagggcCCTCGGCTCATTATCAGCACCACCGGGGGGGTGTGTAGCTGGGAGAGTAGCAGGAAGGTGTTTCTCATGTCTTCCAGCCAATAGACACTCTTCTTCCAGACAGGTTGTTTTGTTAATAAGCATTTGAGATTATCAGGGAAATGAGCTCAGCAGTAGCCTACTACTCTGTGAGTAGCTGGGGCCCATATAGTTTGTTTTATAACCTAGACCATTCGCTTTTAATTCTGTTAATCCACTTGAGCTTCGTGTAAAAGTCTTTAAATCTTTGGGTCTTGGTGTGTGATGAATCAGGTTTCCTGGATTTTAGCGTGACTTGAACCTAAACACTCCTTGATGCCCCTCCCCCTTTAAACCCAAACATTCACTCCTTCCAGGTCCAACTAGCCCCGAAactttgtgttttggagttgaACGCCCCGCTTTCTTATGCAGGACCACCCTCTGCGAccctcttccctccctccacTCTGTGCTTCTATCGGGGAGCAGTGAGAGCACCATTGCTCAAGCCCCGATTGAAAGGAGAGAATATACAATGGGGTCTTTCTCAGTGGCTCTCTGTCTCCATTAAAAACCCTGGGAACACAACACTGTCCGCAGAGCTACTCTTAAAGGGGCAGTCGGACTGAGTTCTTCGCAACCTGAGTTCCAGCCCCTCTCATTGTtttcagtgaagaaaaaaacacagaaatatacacagcaaatcaattcattcaTGAATGATATGTGAACCCTGCAGGGACTTCTCTCACGCAGCAAGAAGCATTtcctcacgcacacacagaacACACTTCAGACATCGCGATCTACAACAGTAACTTAGATGTGAATCAAGGAAAGTTATTTAGACTACAGCTGAGAGTGCTTCAAATTGTTATGACTGAATCCGGATTTTCAAACAAATTCCCAGACATCGTGATGGTGGCTCTGTTTGTGTACAATGGagtaaatgcaaacaaaaatagtttgaatatttttctgtgcatttttgctGACATCCCGTTTGCTTTTGACTGGTTGGAATAACAAATCGACATattcaaatgttttaaacaGCAGCAAGATAATGAAGAATTAATAACAAATCCCGCTAAACCTGGATATGGTGTTTTAATAGTAgtacttttaaacatttatatgtTTTAATTATTG
The genomic region above belongs to Oreochromis aureus strain Israel breed Guangdong linkage group 14, ZZ_aureus, whole genome shotgun sequence and contains:
- the LOC116336485 gene encoding pleckstrin homology domain-containing family B member 2, with the translated sequence MTTDMSTAGVHRGFLKKYGGFMFKQWKEKYLVLTIEGNLLVCRDAESPPDQVVALHSSCESIAEGREILDLPKLPPGGRRDCCFALILPQNKFLLLLSDNPDDCMLWLKVIRKVREGVMSPLTLQRQRSLTPCITDRDPLPDSASDKDPGSPRVGEGTPPLTRVTERGGSFRERGQNQANVSRRPLRSVSVAPPHRVSDCLRHGNSSDARAVRAVCLLMGGAAASSALGYLNSCSPSSPLATRPPEIAHGTGGFSELSAGGSFHACSQDVDSPHFNSFDFEGDSDFDAFDCGGFAF